One window of the Micropterus dolomieu isolate WLL.071019.BEF.003 ecotype Adirondacks linkage group LG08, ASM2129224v1, whole genome shotgun sequence genome contains the following:
- the LOC123974712 gene encoding zinc finger and BTB domain-containing protein 46-like yields the protein MNNRKEDMEIASHYRQLLRELNEQRQHGILCDACVIVDGKIFKAHKNVLLGSSRYFKTLYCQVKKGAEPHHQTTVTHLDIVTATGFKAILDFMYSAHLALTSKNVIEVMSAASYLQMTDIVQACHSFIKAALDISIRSEMADELADFEMGAVAAAGIGGGGGGGVGIAGPGGVG from the exons ATGAACAACAGGAAGGAGGACATGGAGATCGCCTCTCACTACCGTCAGCTCCTCAGAGAGCTCAATGAGCAGAGGCAGCACGGCATCCTCTGTGATGCCTGTGTCATCGTGGACGGAAAGATCTTCAAGGCCCATAAGAATGTCCTCCTGGGCTCCTCACGCTACTTCAAGACTCTTTACTGCCAG GTTAAAAAGGGGGCAGAGCCTCACCACCAGACTACTGTCACTCACCTAGACATTGTCACAGCGACGGGCTTTAAAGCCATTCTGGACTTCATGTACTCAGCACACCTCGCCCTCACCAGTAAGAACGTGATCGAGGTCATGTCAGCCGCCAGCTACCTGCAGATGACAGACATTGTACAGGCCTGCCACAGCTTCATCAAGGCGGCACTAGACATTAGCATCCGCTCTGAGATGGCTGACGAACTGGCCGACTTTGAGATGGGAGCTGTCGCTGCTGCTGGCATAggcggaggaggtggaggaggagtgggaATAGCAGGACCAGGGGGTGTT ggataG